In Capsicum annuum cultivar UCD-10X-F1 chromosome 7, UCD10Xv1.1, whole genome shotgun sequence, one genomic interval encodes:
- the LOC107853243 gene encoding glutamate receptor 3.7 isoform X1, whose protein sequence is MKILGAVLPLFVFIWELQSNHGNCERPDVVNVGAVFAFDSVIGRAAKTAMELAVSDINRDPSILNGTNFILIMEDSECSVFKGTIGALQLIEKQVMAIIGPQSSAIAHMISFISNGLQVPLISYAATDPTLSSLQFPFFLRTTQSDQYQMEAVADIVCFYEWKEVIAIYLDDDYGRNGIAVLNDALAQKMSKISYKLPLPINYDITDIMYVLNQSKPLGPRVFVVHINPDSQLRFFKAVKKMNMTGSNHVWLMTDWFSTTLDSFSQKNRSYLSTLEGVVSLRPYIPQTTRKRAFLARWRKLQQNELVHSGLSAYGLYAYDTVWLVARSIDNLLQQGGNISFSLSNLLNGTTNEKLQLGELREFDGGDLLLNILSHTNFTGLTGKIHFSEDRNLIGSGYEVINIAQQEIHTVGYWSNFSGLSILPPKALQNKQIVNRLNQNLKIVTWPGGKSETPRGWVIANDERPLRIGFPRRASFTEFVTLNSSHNAEGYCIDLFYEARKLVPYDVPFIFEPFGTGLANPDYDALVNMVATDVFDAAVGDIAIVTNRTRTVDFTQPYVSTGLVIVAPVDNSESSAWVFLKPFTWEMWGVTALSFLIIAVVIWILEHRVNDDFRGPPKRQITTMFLFSFSTLFKTNQENTVSTLGRMVMVAWLFLLLVITSSYTASLTSILTVQQLSSPITGIDSLIASNSLIGYQVGSFAYSYLKDILNIAPSRLKSLRSPEEFEMVLRRGSGNGGVMAVVDELPYIELFLQNRTDFGIIGRPFTKSGWGFAFKKDSPLATDMSTAILKLAESGKLQEIHEKWFCQLGCSTDRRKDSEPNQLHLSSFWALYLLSGAATLFALLIFLLRSIRQYIRYKRKHTDLSSPSNTRCSQAIYSFFDFIDEKEEAIKRIFAQHDSSQAQTNGS, encoded by the exons ATGAAGATTCTTGGGGCAGTGTTGCCACTGTTTGTTTTCATTTGGGAACTACAGAGTAATCATGGGAACTGTGAAAGACCTGATGTTGTGAATGTTGGTGCAGTTTTTGCTTTTGATTCAGTTATTGGTAGGGCAGCCAAGACTGCTATGGAGTTAGCAGTTTCTGATATCAATAGGGATCCCAGTATTCTGAATGGCACTAATTTTATTTTGATCATGGAGGATTCTGAGTGCAGTGTCTTTAAGGGTACCATTGGAG CTTTACAGTTAATTGAGAAGCAAGTGATGGCAATAATTGGTCCACAGTCCTCTGCAATAGCTCATATGATTTCTTTCATTTCTAATGGTCTTCAAGTTCCTCTTATCTCGTATGCTGCCACTGATCCAACACTGTCTTCCCTCCAGTTCCCATTTTTCCTTCGAACCACACAGAGCGATCAGTACCAAATGGAAGCTGTTGCCGACATTGTCTGCTTTTATGAATGGAAAGAAGTCATTGCTATATATCTGGATGACGACTATGGGAGAAATGGTATAGCTGTGTTAAATGATGCACTTGCTCAGAAAATGTCAAAGATCTCATATAAGCTTCCATTACCTATCAATTATGATATCACTGACATTATGTATGTGCTAAATCAATCGAAACCATTAGGACCTCGTGTTTTTGTTGTGCATATCAATCCTGACTCCCAATTAAGATTCTTCAAAGCAGTCAAGAAGATGAATATGACTGGGAGCAATCATGTGTGGCTTATGACTGATTGGTTTTCTACTACTTTAGATTCTTTCTCCCAGAAAAACAGATCTTATCTAAGCACTCTTGAAGGTGTAGTTAGTCTTCGCCCCTATATTCCACAAACTACCAGGAAAAGGGCTTTTTTGGCTCGCTGGAGAAAGTTGCAGCAGAATGAGCTGGTTCACTCAGGATTGTCTGCATATGGTCTTTATGCTTATGATACCGTGTGGTTAGTAGCACGTTCAATTGATAACCTACTTCAACAGGGAGGCAACATAAGCTTTTCTCTCAGCAATTTGTTAAATGGTACAACAAATGAGAAATTACAGCTTGGAGAACTTAGAGAATTTGATGGTGGAGATCTTCTACTGAATATCTTATCACATACAAACTTCACTGGCTTGACAGGAAAGATTCATTTCAGTGAAGACAGAAATCTTATTGGTAGTGGTTATGAAGTCATTAACATTGCCCAACAAGAAATTCACACAGTTGGCTACTGGTCAAATTTTTCTGGTCTCTCGATTTTACCTCCAAAAGCactacaaaacaaacaaatagTTAACAGATTAAATCAGAATCTCAAAATTGTAACTTGGCCTGGTGGGAAGAGCGAAACACCACGTGGTTGGGTTATTGCTAATGACGAAAGACCTTTGAGAATCGGATTTCCAAGAAGAGCAAGTTTTACTGAATTTGTGACATTGAACAGCAGCCACAATGCAGAAGGTTATTGCATAGATCTCTTTTATGAAGCACGGAAGCTTGTACCTTATGATGTTCCTTTCATATTTGAGCCATTTGGTACTGGTCTTGCTAATCCAGATTATGATGCGCTCGTGAATATGGTTGCAACTGAT GTTTTTGATGCAGCCGTTGGAGACATTGCTATTGTCACAAATAGGACAAGGACTGTTGATTTCACTCAGCCTTATGTGTCTACAGGCCTTGTCATAGTAGCCCCCGTTGATAATTCAGAATCAAGTGCTTGGGTTTTCCTCAAACCTTTTACATgggaaatgtggggtgttacagctCTTTCATTTCTTATAATAGCGGTGGTCATTTGGATACTTGAGCATCGCGTCAATGATGATTTTCGTGGTCCTCCAAAGAGACAGATAACAACAATGTTCCT GTTCAGCTTCTCGACACTTTTCAAAACAAACC AAGAAAACACCGTAAGCACTCTTGGTCGAATGGTAATGGTGGCTTGGCTATTCTTACTCCTGGTGATCACATCAAGCTATACAGCAAGTTTGACATCGATCCTTACAGTGCAGCAACTTTCATCACCGATCACAGGAATTGATAGTTTGATTGCAAGCAACTCGCTTATTGGATATCAAGTTGGGTCATTTGCTTATAGCTATTTGAAAGACATTCTCAACATAGCTCCATCACGATTAAAATCTCTACGCTCCCCAGAAGAATTTGAAATGGTTCTGCGACGAGGCTCAGGAAATGGAGGGGTGATGGCAGTTGTTGATGAACTTCCATACATAGAGTTGTTCCTTCAAAATCGTACTGATTTTGGGATCATTGGCCGACCATTTACTAAGAGCGGATGGGGTTTT GCGTTCAAAAAGGATTCTCCTCTAGCTACAGACATGTCAACAGCAATCCTCAAACTGGCCGAGAGTGGGAAACTTCAAGAGATACACGAAAAATGGTTTTGCCAATTAGGTTGTTCAACAGATAGGAGAAAAGACTCAGAGCCTAACCAGCTTCACCTGAGCAGCTTCTGGGCACTCTATCTTTTATCTGGTGCTGCCACTCTCTTTGCTTTATTAATCTTCTTACTCAGAAGTATTCGCCAATATATACGATACAAAAGGAAGCATACAGACCTTTCTTCTCCCTCAAACACCAGATGTTCACAGGCGATCTATAGTTTCTTTGACTTTATTGATGAGAAGGAAGAAGCCATCAAAAGAATTTTTGCTCAGCATGATAGTTCTCAAGCTCAAACAAATGGATCTTAA
- the LOC107853243 gene encoding glutamate receptor 3.7 isoform X3, producing the protein MEAVADIVCFYEWKEVIAIYLDDDYGRNGIAVLNDALAQKMSKISYKLPLPINYDITDIMYVLNQSKPLGPRVFVVHINPDSQLRFFKAVKKMNMTGSNHVWLMTDWFSTTLDSFSQKNRSYLSTLEGVVSLRPYIPQTTRKRAFLARWRKLQQNELVHSGLSAYGLYAYDTVWLVARSIDNLLQQGGNISFSLSNLLNGTTNEKLQLGELREFDGGDLLLNILSHTNFTGLTGKIHFSEDRNLIGSGYEVINIAQQEIHTVGYWSNFSGLSILPPKALQNKQIVNRLNQNLKIVTWPGGKSETPRGWVIANDERPLRIGFPRRASFTEFVTLNSSHNAEGYCIDLFYEARKLVPYDVPFIFEPFGTGLANPDYDALVNMVATDVFDAAVGDIAIVTNRTRTVDFTQPYVSTGLVIVAPVDNSESSAWVFLKPFTWEMWGVTALSFLIIAVVIWILEHRVNDDFRGPPKRQITTMFLFSFSTLFKTNQENTVSTLGRMVMVAWLFLLLVITSSYTASLTSILTVQQLSSPITGIDSLIASNSLIGYQVGSFAYSYLKDILNIAPSRLKSLRSPEEFEMVLRRGSGNGGVMAVVDELPYIELFLQNRTDFGIIGRPFTKSGWGFAFKKDSPLATDMSTAILKLAESGKLQEIHEKWFCQLGCSTDRRKDSEPNQLHLSSFWALYLLSGAATLFALLIFLLRSIRQYIRYKRKHTDLSSPSNTRCSQAIYSFFDFIDEKEEAIKRIFAQHDSSQAQTNGS; encoded by the exons ATGGAAGCTGTTGCCGACATTGTCTGCTTTTATGAATGGAAAGAAGTCATTGCTATATATCTGGATGACGACTATGGGAGAAATGGTATAGCTGTGTTAAATGATGCACTTGCTCAGAAAATGTCAAAGATCTCATATAAGCTTCCATTACCTATCAATTATGATATCACTGACATTATGTATGTGCTAAATCAATCGAAACCATTAGGACCTCGTGTTTTTGTTGTGCATATCAATCCTGACTCCCAATTAAGATTCTTCAAAGCAGTCAAGAAGATGAATATGACTGGGAGCAATCATGTGTGGCTTATGACTGATTGGTTTTCTACTACTTTAGATTCTTTCTCCCAGAAAAACAGATCTTATCTAAGCACTCTTGAAGGTGTAGTTAGTCTTCGCCCCTATATTCCACAAACTACCAGGAAAAGGGCTTTTTTGGCTCGCTGGAGAAAGTTGCAGCAGAATGAGCTGGTTCACTCAGGATTGTCTGCATATGGTCTTTATGCTTATGATACCGTGTGGTTAGTAGCACGTTCAATTGATAACCTACTTCAACAGGGAGGCAACATAAGCTTTTCTCTCAGCAATTTGTTAAATGGTACAACAAATGAGAAATTACAGCTTGGAGAACTTAGAGAATTTGATGGTGGAGATCTTCTACTGAATATCTTATCACATACAAACTTCACTGGCTTGACAGGAAAGATTCATTTCAGTGAAGACAGAAATCTTATTGGTAGTGGTTATGAAGTCATTAACATTGCCCAACAAGAAATTCACACAGTTGGCTACTGGTCAAATTTTTCTGGTCTCTCGATTTTACCTCCAAAAGCactacaaaacaaacaaatagTTAACAGATTAAATCAGAATCTCAAAATTGTAACTTGGCCTGGTGGGAAGAGCGAAACACCACGTGGTTGGGTTATTGCTAATGACGAAAGACCTTTGAGAATCGGATTTCCAAGAAGAGCAAGTTTTACTGAATTTGTGACATTGAACAGCAGCCACAATGCAGAAGGTTATTGCATAGATCTCTTTTATGAAGCACGGAAGCTTGTACCTTATGATGTTCCTTTCATATTTGAGCCATTTGGTACTGGTCTTGCTAATCCAGATTATGATGCGCTCGTGAATATGGTTGCAACTGAT GTTTTTGATGCAGCCGTTGGAGACATTGCTATTGTCACAAATAGGACAAGGACTGTTGATTTCACTCAGCCTTATGTGTCTACAGGCCTTGTCATAGTAGCCCCCGTTGATAATTCAGAATCAAGTGCTTGGGTTTTCCTCAAACCTTTTACATgggaaatgtggggtgttacagctCTTTCATTTCTTATAATAGCGGTGGTCATTTGGATACTTGAGCATCGCGTCAATGATGATTTTCGTGGTCCTCCAAAGAGACAGATAACAACAATGTTCCT GTTCAGCTTCTCGACACTTTTCAAAACAAACC AAGAAAACACCGTAAGCACTCTTGGTCGAATGGTAATGGTGGCTTGGCTATTCTTACTCCTGGTGATCACATCAAGCTATACAGCAAGTTTGACATCGATCCTTACAGTGCAGCAACTTTCATCACCGATCACAGGAATTGATAGTTTGATTGCAAGCAACTCGCTTATTGGATATCAAGTTGGGTCATTTGCTTATAGCTATTTGAAAGACATTCTCAACATAGCTCCATCACGATTAAAATCTCTACGCTCCCCAGAAGAATTTGAAATGGTTCTGCGACGAGGCTCAGGAAATGGAGGGGTGATGGCAGTTGTTGATGAACTTCCATACATAGAGTTGTTCCTTCAAAATCGTACTGATTTTGGGATCATTGGCCGACCATTTACTAAGAGCGGATGGGGTTTT GCGTTCAAAAAGGATTCTCCTCTAGCTACAGACATGTCAACAGCAATCCTCAAACTGGCCGAGAGTGGGAAACTTCAAGAGATACACGAAAAATGGTTTTGCCAATTAGGTTGTTCAACAGATAGGAGAAAAGACTCAGAGCCTAACCAGCTTCACCTGAGCAGCTTCTGGGCACTCTATCTTTTATCTGGTGCTGCCACTCTCTTTGCTTTATTAATCTTCTTACTCAGAAGTATTCGCCAATATATACGATACAAAAGGAAGCATACAGACCTTTCTTCTCCCTCAAACACCAGATGTTCACAGGCGATCTATAGTTTCTTTGACTTTATTGATGAGAAGGAAGAAGCCATCAAAAGAATTTTTGCTCAGCATGATAGTTCTCAAGCTCAAACAAATGGATCTTAA
- the LOC107853243 gene encoding glutamate receptor 3.7 isoform X2, producing the protein MAIIGPQSSAIAHMISFISNGLQVPLISYAATDPTLSSLQFPFFLRTTQSDQYQMEAVADIVCFYEWKEVIAIYLDDDYGRNGIAVLNDALAQKMSKISYKLPLPINYDITDIMYVLNQSKPLGPRVFVVHINPDSQLRFFKAVKKMNMTGSNHVWLMTDWFSTTLDSFSQKNRSYLSTLEGVVSLRPYIPQTTRKRAFLARWRKLQQNELVHSGLSAYGLYAYDTVWLVARSIDNLLQQGGNISFSLSNLLNGTTNEKLQLGELREFDGGDLLLNILSHTNFTGLTGKIHFSEDRNLIGSGYEVINIAQQEIHTVGYWSNFSGLSILPPKALQNKQIVNRLNQNLKIVTWPGGKSETPRGWVIANDERPLRIGFPRRASFTEFVTLNSSHNAEGYCIDLFYEARKLVPYDVPFIFEPFGTGLANPDYDALVNMVATDVFDAAVGDIAIVTNRTRTVDFTQPYVSTGLVIVAPVDNSESSAWVFLKPFTWEMWGVTALSFLIIAVVIWILEHRVNDDFRGPPKRQITTMFLFSFSTLFKTNQENTVSTLGRMVMVAWLFLLLVITSSYTASLTSILTVQQLSSPITGIDSLIASNSLIGYQVGSFAYSYLKDILNIAPSRLKSLRSPEEFEMVLRRGSGNGGVMAVVDELPYIELFLQNRTDFGIIGRPFTKSGWGFAFKKDSPLATDMSTAILKLAESGKLQEIHEKWFCQLGCSTDRRKDSEPNQLHLSSFWALYLLSGAATLFALLIFLLRSIRQYIRYKRKHTDLSSPSNTRCSQAIYSFFDFIDEKEEAIKRIFAQHDSSQAQTNGS; encoded by the exons ATGGCAATAATTGGTCCACAGTCCTCTGCAATAGCTCATATGATTTCTTTCATTTCTAATGGTCTTCAAGTTCCTCTTATCTCGTATGCTGCCACTGATCCAACACTGTCTTCCCTCCAGTTCCCATTTTTCCTTCGAACCACACAGAGCGATCAGTACCAAATGGAAGCTGTTGCCGACATTGTCTGCTTTTATGAATGGAAAGAAGTCATTGCTATATATCTGGATGACGACTATGGGAGAAATGGTATAGCTGTGTTAAATGATGCACTTGCTCAGAAAATGTCAAAGATCTCATATAAGCTTCCATTACCTATCAATTATGATATCACTGACATTATGTATGTGCTAAATCAATCGAAACCATTAGGACCTCGTGTTTTTGTTGTGCATATCAATCCTGACTCCCAATTAAGATTCTTCAAAGCAGTCAAGAAGATGAATATGACTGGGAGCAATCATGTGTGGCTTATGACTGATTGGTTTTCTACTACTTTAGATTCTTTCTCCCAGAAAAACAGATCTTATCTAAGCACTCTTGAAGGTGTAGTTAGTCTTCGCCCCTATATTCCACAAACTACCAGGAAAAGGGCTTTTTTGGCTCGCTGGAGAAAGTTGCAGCAGAATGAGCTGGTTCACTCAGGATTGTCTGCATATGGTCTTTATGCTTATGATACCGTGTGGTTAGTAGCACGTTCAATTGATAACCTACTTCAACAGGGAGGCAACATAAGCTTTTCTCTCAGCAATTTGTTAAATGGTACAACAAATGAGAAATTACAGCTTGGAGAACTTAGAGAATTTGATGGTGGAGATCTTCTACTGAATATCTTATCACATACAAACTTCACTGGCTTGACAGGAAAGATTCATTTCAGTGAAGACAGAAATCTTATTGGTAGTGGTTATGAAGTCATTAACATTGCCCAACAAGAAATTCACACAGTTGGCTACTGGTCAAATTTTTCTGGTCTCTCGATTTTACCTCCAAAAGCactacaaaacaaacaaatagTTAACAGATTAAATCAGAATCTCAAAATTGTAACTTGGCCTGGTGGGAAGAGCGAAACACCACGTGGTTGGGTTATTGCTAATGACGAAAGACCTTTGAGAATCGGATTTCCAAGAAGAGCAAGTTTTACTGAATTTGTGACATTGAACAGCAGCCACAATGCAGAAGGTTATTGCATAGATCTCTTTTATGAAGCACGGAAGCTTGTACCTTATGATGTTCCTTTCATATTTGAGCCATTTGGTACTGGTCTTGCTAATCCAGATTATGATGCGCTCGTGAATATGGTTGCAACTGAT GTTTTTGATGCAGCCGTTGGAGACATTGCTATTGTCACAAATAGGACAAGGACTGTTGATTTCACTCAGCCTTATGTGTCTACAGGCCTTGTCATAGTAGCCCCCGTTGATAATTCAGAATCAAGTGCTTGGGTTTTCCTCAAACCTTTTACATgggaaatgtggggtgttacagctCTTTCATTTCTTATAATAGCGGTGGTCATTTGGATACTTGAGCATCGCGTCAATGATGATTTTCGTGGTCCTCCAAAGAGACAGATAACAACAATGTTCCT GTTCAGCTTCTCGACACTTTTCAAAACAAACC AAGAAAACACCGTAAGCACTCTTGGTCGAATGGTAATGGTGGCTTGGCTATTCTTACTCCTGGTGATCACATCAAGCTATACAGCAAGTTTGACATCGATCCTTACAGTGCAGCAACTTTCATCACCGATCACAGGAATTGATAGTTTGATTGCAAGCAACTCGCTTATTGGATATCAAGTTGGGTCATTTGCTTATAGCTATTTGAAAGACATTCTCAACATAGCTCCATCACGATTAAAATCTCTACGCTCCCCAGAAGAATTTGAAATGGTTCTGCGACGAGGCTCAGGAAATGGAGGGGTGATGGCAGTTGTTGATGAACTTCCATACATAGAGTTGTTCCTTCAAAATCGTACTGATTTTGGGATCATTGGCCGACCATTTACTAAGAGCGGATGGGGTTTT GCGTTCAAAAAGGATTCTCCTCTAGCTACAGACATGTCAACAGCAATCCTCAAACTGGCCGAGAGTGGGAAACTTCAAGAGATACACGAAAAATGGTTTTGCCAATTAGGTTGTTCAACAGATAGGAGAAAAGACTCAGAGCCTAACCAGCTTCACCTGAGCAGCTTCTGGGCACTCTATCTTTTATCTGGTGCTGCCACTCTCTTTGCTTTATTAATCTTCTTACTCAGAAGTATTCGCCAATATATACGATACAAAAGGAAGCATACAGACCTTTCTTCTCCCTCAAACACCAGATGTTCACAGGCGATCTATAGTTTCTTTGACTTTATTGATGAGAAGGAAGAAGCCATCAAAAGAATTTTTGCTCAGCATGATAGTTCTCAAGCTCAAACAAATGGATCTTAA